TGATCGTTTATTCATCGCTTTATTTTGTCGCAAAATGGCAAAAGCAGTAGGAGAAAAAACTACCCTCAAAGGTTATGATGGCTTTGTGGAGTTATCCCAAAAAATCATGAAAGGGCGTAATCCTCAACAACAACAAGAATTAGTAGCCATAGTCTTAAAATCCCTTGTGCCTTCTCCCGTATTATATTTTACTCGCACCTTTATTCCTGCTAACAAATGGGTATGTGAGGCAAATGCGTGGTTTGCTAAAGTCTTATTTCAGTGGTTAGTGGGTGTTTGTGAATTAAGGGAAGTGGAAATTGAAGACAAAAATCATCAAAAAATTATACAAAATAGCGGGGTACACATCAAAAAGTGTCGTTATTTAGAAAATAGTGGTTGCGTTGCCATGTGTATTAATATGTGCAAGTTACCGACTCAAAAGTTTTTTACTGATTCTTTTGGTATTCCCGTTACCCTTACTCCTAATTTTGAAGATTTTAGCTGTGAGATGGTATTTGGGCAGAATCCTCCCCCTCTCCATGAGGAAGATGCTTCCCGTCAACCTTGTTTAAAAGAAGTGTGCGATAGTAGCAAAACTTCATCATTCAATAATTCTTCTCCTTGCCCGAAGATTGCACAACAAATTTCTATTACCAAGGAATAATTGGGGGGTTATGCTAACTTTTCCATAATTTATTATTAAAATAATTTTAGTTCGG
Above is a genomic segment from Cyanobacterium stanieri LEGE 03274 containing:
- a CDS encoding DUF4033 domain-containing protein; translation: MQLGNSNITEKTTYQDNLIDRLFIALFCRKMAKAVGEKTTLKGYDGFVELSQKIMKGRNPQQQQELVAIVLKSLVPSPVLYFTRTFIPANKWVCEANAWFAKVLFQWLVGVCELREVEIEDKNHQKIIQNSGVHIKKCRYLENSGCVAMCINMCKLPTQKFFTDSFGIPVTLTPNFEDFSCEMVFGQNPPPLHEEDASRQPCLKEVCDSSKTSSFNNSSPCPKIAQQISITKE